GGTCCTAGATAAGtcttttttcattgatatttACATCGAACTTGAAGATTATTGACGAGAACTTTGATGATATTTTTGGCATTGGACTTCAGCCCTTCTTCGCTGCGTCCTCAATAGTGGGGGCACCGCAGAGGATTACTGCAGTGCTGATGGCAGTCGTTAGGAAGAAGACACAGAGTAACGCACGATCGCTCACCAGGGCCACCTGCTTCCACTCCAATTCCGCTTGCTCACGTCTGTCTTGATCTGTCAATCTCCTCTCATTTCGCTCGATCGTCGTGTGGACACGCGTGAGAATGCGTGACCAGTGAAGCTCCAGGCTCGTTTCCGCTCCTGGGTCTGTTTGATTCGTTgcattgattgatttattttgattttgatAATACCCCAGAGGGACAGAGGACTCACCTATGCTGGAACTACTGTTGTTACTGTCCGAACGTTTCGTGACTATTTTTGGTGACGTCTGCTGCAGCTCCATAGAGCAGTGAAGTGGACAGCCTTGTCTTCTTCTTGTTGATTGAGTCGATTCTCGACTCCAAGTTGAAGTTGACTCTTTCTTAATTGATAAATacttaaattaattacaaaataagaTAATAATGTTTCTCTCATCTGATTACATTATTAATTGAATACTATCTTTCGAAATTGTTTAATAAATAAGTTGGGTAGGGGGTTTAAGAGATGACTCACctgtttaaaattgaaaaacagaatttttcctAATTTCCGCAGAACCAGGGATTTGAGAAATGGTGGAACCCCTGTCCCGCGAACCCCTCGGTGATGGAGGTTGAGGGTGACCACTGCCAGACCGGAGGCAAAGGATACCAGGCAAATACTCACACCGTAGTAGAGACctttaagaaatattttttcattagaataAACCAACGTTATTCCACAGGTCAATGGTTCTTCCACATTCAGCATTTCACCGTAGAAGTGGGAGTTGTCGTAGTACACACGATCCTCTGTAAACGGGACTTTGAAGTGGGGATGATAAATTTGCTGGCCATTACTGcggatttttcattctgtttGTGTCGCGTATTTGCTTTGAGTAACTATCCCTTTGAGACAAGTTTCTTGCTGAGGAATTGGAGATTTTGGTAGAAATTTCAATCCCCGGATTTTATTTACGTTAATAGAAAAACGCAGAGAGTTCTTTCCTTAGAAAATGGTTAGGGAATTCTTTTTCTAAAAACTATTTTTGTCTTCCAAATATAAGCAGCATGATGTATGAATTTTTCGAAACGTCGAAACTCGATGAACAGCTagcataattgaaaaattccacagctcccccattgaaaaatttaacatCCCCGTCAATACTCACTGATGAGTGGGGTTTTCTCAGTCGGCGGTAGTGTCTCCCTTATAGTCATCAGAAAAACCGTCATCGAGAGGAGCGCAGAGATCCCCAGAGTGACTTTCTCCCCCGATTCGGACGGTACGTAAAAGACCAGAAGTGCTGAATCAACAGAGCAGACAAGAAACtgtttaaaaaatccctcTAGCAATATAACGACACAGCGAACTACCCCCAATCGTCTATTTGTGCAAATGAAGGAGCCAGAGGAGAGCAACACGTCATACTTCTATTCAAATGCATTAATTTCACCGAGTTCTTGCTCTCACCTGGGTGATTTTAGAATTACCACAGACATTAGTTCTCCAGGTTTTGCTGTAATGAAATTCAAAGTCCCACTCTACCACCAGCCACATCCGGCGTTAACGAGTTTATCAGCTCCTTCATTCCACTTTTATCCATCTCAAAAAGGAAAATTACGCGGTTTCAAGGGTAGTCTTTTATTACGACACTTGTTCCCTTCCCCATTTTTCTACATTTCTAACGAAAAGAGGAATTATAATAACAATGGGTGAGTGCAATGCACATTCCAGAGAACCATAAATCAGAAAAATGAACGAATGGGGGAATAGGgactttctaattttttttgttatttttttaaagctcaAGTTCATGTCTGAGAATAAGTCTTAGATTGCAGAGCCATATTCTCtgtcaaataaaattgaaaaagttcaCTCAAATACGATTGATTCcgaaattaatggaattaatattaaaaagtTAATTCCAgtccaatgaaaaaatctataaaataGTGCTACATAGGAgagttaaaaaatgaaatactcAACCAATTCCGTTGATCAATATACACGGTAAAATCAAGTTGAAGACGTAGAACATGGGTCGACGTCTCAGTCTAATCTCATAGGTGATGTCTGGATAAGGCTCGGTACAGCAGGAGTAGTACTGTACATTACGCTGTGCGGTGAAATCAACGAGATCAAATTCACCATTCGCCTGATAGTTGCTTACATCCCCTTGTTCGCTCTGGCGCTCTAATTCcagctttaaaaaattttttgaggaGATAATCGTATTATTTATGCCGTCAGTTCCAGGGAAATAGTACTCATCTCACATTTTATTCGCacggaatttttatcattccttCTCGTGCATTcggctgaataaaaaaattgtcactaAAAAGTGTTTTTATTCGATGCAGAAAAAGCTTTCATGGGGGAAATAATCGGGTTTATTTCATCCAGAGGTGAACAATTTAACACTGATATCCCTCAGTTCTAGGATTGATAGAAAAATGTGTTGGCATTGGAAATTGGTGTACCACATTGGAAAACTGGCAATGGTTTAATGGTATTAAACTACAGGGGTATTGTTGAAGAAATCATATTTGCACTGAGCAGCGTCAATGAATAAAAGCCTATCGATCTATATATTTATAAGGACAATAACCTTTCAGATTAAATATTGATTGGAAAATTGATACGCAATAGAATTGAAAATCGGTGTACCGTTGACacgtgaaagagaaaaatttcaaagtagAAATGATATGCACACTGATTTAGACGTGTGAACGTGTGTAGAACCATTTCCGAGTGGTTATTCAGGTCTCTCCTATCCATTTGGGATTAAGCTATACAATCCCGGTGAGATGCTCCCTTTTCGGCGGGTTTGACGAGTAAATTTTCCCATTTCACTTACATAAAGAGCACAGAATTAGGGAAAAAAAGTTTTCGCTGATCTAATTTAATGATGTATCCCctgggagggagggagaggagaAAAGGTAGGAGTGAAATTCTCTCAACttccggtgaaaaaaaaacagggggCCTGGGGAAGCGGTGGGGATTGTTTACTGAAGAATTAGGGAAGATGCAATCAATCGAATTTTCCTTATCTCAGAATCAACGAGGGGCTGGAAACGTTAGTAGAGACCCGCAGAATTTTCTCTCGCCTCGGTGATACTCCAAAGGAGCCTCTTATCGCTTCAGCTCTTTCGTTTAAAACTTAAATGAAGTAGGAAAATTTCCACTGCAACCCTCTCGTTACACCAAGTGGCGATAGAGTCTTTTTATGGGACTGCGAGGACGTGAAAACATGGaactgcgatttttttttgcgaaacaTAAACATCAGGTACCTGGAGATTCAGGTTGTgaggtttttcatttttattttcatttttaaatcagTAGCTTTGGAGGGAGGAAGTGCTAAAATGATATTAACAGTAACAATAGTAAGTTTAagactaaaaaatattttcaacaaatgtttcgcttttttttttgttgagaaaATCCTTTGATAATCCTAGGCAGACTAGAACCCTCAATTTCTCCTGATATTTTTTACTGCTCATGTTATTGGCGAGAACGATAAATGCTAAACTATGGCGATCATTTGGAGATGCAATTTGCCGGAAGGATCTCGAGGGGATCCCGGTATTACTACACAGTTGGAGAAATTGTTCTGTGGATAAGCTGGGGAACCGCTGGAGTTTACGATCGTTGAATGAACGAATTAAATATGGTGATGCTGGGAAGTTGAATGATTCGAGTGATAAGAAATTCTTGGCTAGGGGAAGTGGAAGATTGGTTTATCGTACCTGGTAACCATCATAGGTCCATGATGCCCATTTTAACGCACAAGTTTGCACGTCGAAGGGAAAAAACTCGACGTCGATGTTGCAACTGCTGCGGAATATTCCGTGGCTGAGCCACACCACTTCACCTGTGTAACTCACGATGACATTTGTATTTATCACCGCAGAACTGTACTGGGGGtctgcactgagagaaaaaaaaacatttatgaGGAATTGTTGTGTGTGCACCGTCTAAAAACGAGCAAAATAATCACGATTTTTCGTACTTGTTATAAAGAATAGTATCCGGTCTCCAGACTCGGTTGTAAGGTACCCTTATGACTTGTATACCTGCAAACTCAGAGACATTCCACCTGAGATGATGATCCGTCCAGATTTGCGTCAACCAGCAATTCGTTGTGAGAATCTGATTCTTCTCGTCCTGCAGCAATTatctattttaattaaatccaCAGTGGGATGGGTGATGCCAGTGAATCAATGACACCACTGATTTCGTGACTAATTAAAATCCAGGATTTTACCACGTCGATGATGTGATGGAGCGAGAGACCGAAAATAACAACCAGCGGTTGAGATGAATTCTTGGCCGGCCTGACACCCGCGTCGTAACCCTCGAGGAGGTGTTTCGTTAAACGATACTCCTGTTCGGAACATGaagctggtggaaaaattggaaatgccGTTGTGATGAGAATCTTCGCTTAAATCCTGAGATTAAAATCATTTACTGGAGTTTACGAAAATTGAGTTCAATAAtcggaattttaattgaatttgatgGTGATCAATTTCtacattgaaatattgaaacgCATAATTTATCAAGCAAATTTGATTGAGTTTCATAAACAATTTGCATCGAGGGTTTTAATTTAACTACCAAATGAGGAAATTCTGCTATACTTTcaagtaaattaaaaattgtaatgcTGCGAATGTTGCTCTCACAGTGCTAATACTTCCATTAAAATCCCTTCGTCGACTCGAAAATCAAATGGATTTTATCCCATGAAATTCTCATCAACaattggaattttaattactcATTGCGTTGATTTATCTCTCTATTCACACGTACAATTTGCAATGGCATGTGACAAAGAGAGAGATTACACATCCAATGTATAATTTaaagagttgaataaaaaattgttacgcAGTAAAAATGCAAATTGCAGAAAAATATCCTCAGGTCTCTCCTATGGAAACagactcattaaaaaatatgaaccataataattaaattcaatgtgTTCCGTAAAAAGGATTAAAACCATGATAACTGAGCATAAAAGACTGGACATAATCATTCAGTGACTATTGTGGAGACATTGCTGAGGCTTCACCCAATATCATCCCCCCCAGTTATCTCGTTCACTggccagagaaaaaaaaacccttcgctcactgattttttcaacttaaaaaaaaataaatgctgataaaaatgagaataaaaataagaatcagatggaagaaaaaaatacaacgaaAGTGCAACTCAATTCCCCATCGTCCTGCTGCTCTCTCACCAATCACGCAAGTTATTTTTCAAGATACCATCCCCTGTCTTTTCCCTCACTGGTGTAaatcgaaaagaaaaaaaaagtcccatTCGCTTGTAAGACACCTGTCGATGCAGCTCATGGCACATTCGTTGGTGAACCTCTCTCGTGTGGTATATAAAATTCTCTCATACGTTGTTTCAATACAGTTTTCACCGTGTGTGATgtagaaaatattctcaaacaAAATGTTGACTGAATAAAACACGAGCCAATACCCCATTTTATTCCCCAAGCGTTGGAAAACTGCGATTAAATGCAGCTGAGTTTAGCCCTTCATCGTATTGATTAAAATTGGGTATTAAATGTGGGATTagaattcaaattatttaatcaagtggaaattttttaccTGTGAAATAGAGACAACAGTCGTAAAATTTGGCTGAAAAACGAAATGGAGAATTTCGAACATAGCTATATGTTGCAACGATTGTGTCGATTAAAAGTTGCatagaataaattcaaaaaataatcaccatGAAAATCGCCTCTGACAGAATAAAACGGGGAATGCATTTCaactgaaaatgaattttcaatagatcaacagtaaaaaatgtaaaatcgaGGAATTATTCAATCGAAAATTCCGTAAATTGCAGAATAAAAATAGCACTCGTTGGAATGAAAGAATTAACGAGctcaacaaaaaattgtctattaaaaaaaattgaaacgaaaTGTTGGAGTTGGTCACGGTCGGATGGAGCTTTTCATGAGCCGTCAAATTGGCTAACTCGCCAGTTCGACGGATGTCCAAGGGACGAAGGTGTATCTAGGAGGCGGCAAGGGCTAGTGGACGTTAGGTGGACAGTTCCCTGAATATGCAAATCGTGAGAAATTCCAATGGCAAAATGCCCCATGGCAACAGACCCCGAGGTTTACAAGGTGCAATGTGTCTATATCTTGATCCAATTAAGAGGCTTTTCTCCACAGTGATAATGGCTGTTTGATTTAGGGGATGATTGAAGGGATTAATTCAAACTCCAGACGGTCGAATTTTCTTCTAAAGAACTTCACTGGTTTTGAATGagatgggaaaaaatattcaaacaatTGTCGTGTCACACAAGAGCTAAATAAAaacgaagagaattttttccactcaCAGAATAACTTGCTGCAGCTCTGAGTTAATTAGAGAATTAATTCTGCGAAATAATGAGTAtttaaaagataattttttcaattatatttcaaaattgaatatcGCTGAACAAAGAAACCTTTGAAGTACTATTGTACTATTGTGCGACAGGGCagccgaaaaaattttttcgttgtacTTGTGAATGAATTTGATTCATTTAGGgaaatcacgaaaaaatcgaaaattaaatCTGTAAAACTGAACTGTTCCATTTATAGAATTCTAtgacaaatggaaaattaaatcaatgaaatggCGAAGCTGTTCGATCAAAATTCAACATTTGCGAAACCTTTCGAACGTCATAGCGAACTTGAATAAGTCAGTAAAATTGATTCCTACAATTATATACATTGGAAAGACTCTGCGCCTGAAACTTCGAATATACCTCTTCTATTTTCCCATTCAAGGACTTGAAATCGTTCAAAGTTTCGTGGTATCCATCTCCTTTCCAGATCTCTCCACACCAAATTTAACCCCAACTTTTGAGAGTTCTAAACTGTCGAGgatgttttaatgaaaaaaatgatagctCTGGAGTCACAGTTGAGCCCATTCAGGATTAAATTTTCGGTGTGTGCTGTGCATAATCAATGGATTACACGACTCTCCTTTGTACCCCGAATTCCAACTCCCCCATATTCCACGAAATTTATCACTTCCAACGTTTACCTTTAGCACTCACTGGGGTCATTTACATTTACCAGATTTTGGAGGGCGCTATAATTATCCCTTGACATTGAGGATTAATGTTGATGACATTTTCGGAAATTCATGCCGAAAAAGTTTAATTAAATCCATTCTAATGTTCTTGAAGTTTCCGAAGAGGAATTTAAATTGTACAACACAATGAAATGGAACGAATTCATTTTCTCGCATCGTTGAGTATTGAATTATcgcgacaatttttttttatcacattcTTAAGGGATATTTTTTGCGGCGACTTATTCATCTGTAAGAGAGGTCTGTTGatgttttgaaattgaatcaaATGCCAAATGGCGCAACGCGATAGAAaagaacaaattaattttttacgtcTCATTGGGTATCGAATCGCCCTCAcagtgacatttttttaaaagaaatatTGGAGGGCTTTTCTTATCGCGCGAAAGAAAACCCTTAATATCATATTTCTCAAGTGACTGGGAAAAAGTCAGAGTTTCTGTTATGttagaatttaattgaattcaatcaaATGCCACTGAGAATATAAAGTTAATATGTGAATTGAATTCATAAACTTGTGAGAGATACCAGAACAAAACAAGCTAAGTTTCTTCGCCTCTGATTATCTAATTATATGTTTTGGGAGATGTCACGGGTGAGGATATAcaaagcaataaaaaataatgggacGGTAAAACTACTAAATAATCTTTAAGGATATTTTTGCTCCCGAAACCACTCGCTCTCGATTGAATGCTGCGGTTACATTTTacgttatttattcaattgcaTGTAAATAAACCGTGAGCGAATAACACTGAACTGAATAAGATAAATTTGAGTGTTTTATCTGTGTTTCATTGGCTTTTCACTCGGAATTaatctgttaaaaaatttctggcAATTACCTATTCTGTTTCTTTACCCCACTTCACATCTCAATAAAaacagaataataaaatataaaaaatacgatatgcacaaaaggaaaaaataaactcacCACCACCGAAAACAACAGCAAGAATTCCAAACCGTAGTAACGACATTTGAATACACTACAATCCGTGGAGTACTATCCCCAAGGATACACGGGATTTCGACTGGCATCGAGAGTACCTTTTCAAGCATCCACCCCGAATCTCCCGCCTCGGATTGTCTCCCTCCACATTTCTTGGACCGGCGCAAACGTCAATCTAAAAAATCTGCCGGCAGAAcgtcgaaaaaaataataaacatttcACCCGCCAGCGACATGCAGACGAGAAGtgatttttcccctcccctAACATTGATTTTCCAAATGCTTTTTTGCggcttttaaattaattggacTGCAATGGGAGACGTTGAAATTTTCGTGAGCGATTCTCGTTTGTTTTCAGTCATTCAATCGAATTCCgaagtttttttattaactgaTGAAATCTCTCAtcggctgattttttttcaacgtaatGAAGTACTCGGTTAATTGATTGGCACAATTCGGATTTTTGTTTGGAATAATGCAAAGACCAGGGACCATGGAAAATTGTAACAGtccatttgtttttcaaattatcaGCGTTGGACCGAGGCACGAAAACGAGTTTGAGGTCAagctatttttcatttttttttctctcaccccTTTTGTTTcaccaacaatttttcatgaagaatGGCTCTGACAGACATTCATTTACAGGTGAAGATGCTCCTGTCGGAAGTGGTCGACCTGTCGACGCTGAAAATAACTGTCAAATCCAATAATCTGCGGGTTGGAGttcagtgcaatgcgccaccATTGGAGACCCGAAAATCATCACAACGGGAGGAGAAACActcagagaattttttggtTCCCGAGGATTTCGATGGAGATAGGATCCGGGCTAATTACGACATCAATCATCGAACACTCATTATTCATGCGCCTAGACGAGATTATTATGTTACTAAATGATTGCATAAATaaagatatttattttcatactTCTTAACGAGCGATAAAATTTCCCTGATGATTATCTCTAGTAATTTTTGCCTCAAACATCTCATTATCGAGCACTTTACTATTTAGAAACAGCGAATAATGCTTCAAatgataatgaatattttatattcccATCTCAAACAAATGAATTGCTAATTAAccaaatttttcagtttcgaTGCTCCTATCGCTCAAAAATTTTCGTTCcctaaatttcaaatgaaaatactttttaaaaaatcaggcaATCGATATTCTCTGGAAATCAATCGATGAACTAATACGGAAAATGATGGACAACTCATGATAATGTCCCTCCCCTCTCATTGCCTGGAGAACTCTGTATTTTTTCACAGAGGTGATTACCTGAACTTCGATAAACTGTCCAATGGAGTAAAAACTAGCCTGAAATTCGCAAAAATCCCCGACTTCCACACGATCGACGAGGAATCATACTTCGCAGTAAGTAACATACTCCGAGAGATATATCAGGGGATAATCAGCGCAAATCCCTCCGATTATGAGTAGTACCCCACTCAACCCAGTTATTTTGCATAAAGTAAAAAGCTTGAATAATCTCCAATTGTACTTGCGCCCGCCGACTCCCACCCGCCAATCCTCACTCCATCCCTAAATGTAAAATGTATTTTCCTCATATTTATCCCTCCACACGTCCCCATATATccacaaaatttcaatttccaaaCGGAAAAGGAGAACAAAGGGAATAGCAACTGCCAGGAAATTACATTTGCAAATCGCAAATCTTCAATTCcacgaaaattcaaataagTTTGAATTTCTCTTCAGGCTGAGATGAGAATTGAAGGTTTAAAAGTAATGACAGCAGCCCTAGCAGCTGACGACGTCCTAAATATTCGTCTGCAAGAGGTGAAAAACCCGAGTGCGATTAGAAACATAAATTTCTTCATTCCAATTGAGGCTAATGCTCAACTGGTTTCAGTCGAAGTGTTTGGAGgagaaacaattttcattcgtgCACCAGTTGTTGAAAATCTACCCTAAGACAGCAAACAATCTCATACAATCTATTTCCTAATATTCAAACTCTGAAGGAACAAATAATGATCCAGTGAGTGTTCTTCCCTCGTTTTatttaaaagtaaaaataaatcgaaCCGACAAACGGGATCGTTTTTTGtataacttttttattttcttatcttAGTTTTCAAGATAGTTTTTACTTCTTGGGGGCTGCTTTGGCAGCGGCCTTGGGAGCAGCTGGTGTCTTAGCTGGGGCTGGCTTGGCTGCTTTCGATGGAGCTGAACTTGCTTTTTTGGGTGCCTTCGCCTTCTTGGGCTTGCCTGCTTTGGCCTTCAGCATCTGCTTACCTCGCCTCTCCAGAAGCTTCTTTGTCTTCATAGCTGGTGAATCAGCTGGAAGCTCCACCTGCAATCAAACAAGACATAATATTAGCAATCCAATTCAACATGGTTTTACTATTTCATCGTTGAAAAGGGTATTCAGAAGTGGTTGAGATTTAAATCACTGTCGTTCAGCAACACGGACCAATAAATATCATCACGAAGGTCATgagaatggggaaaacgttttattatttacgaTTGAATACACTTAGATAAATCACGTGTTTCATTTAAAGAGAACTCTCCAGTCTAAAtgcaatgaattttatttatccaatAAAGAAACTACTCATTTTATCCCagcgaaaaattattgcaccttaataaaaaaaatcccaattaaTCAAGTTTCTATTGAGAACCAttgaaacaaattatttctttaagtgaatgatttttaaaatgaaatgtgCAAACACTTACACCACGCTTGGCCGCAATCGCAAGCTCGCGATCTCTCTGACGTTTGTTGGCGGTCAGGATGGCTGATCTCTTGAGAACAGCTGCGTATGGGTTCAGCCTGAGCATGGCTCTGGTGTTGGAGAGTGGGTTCAGCTTCTTGACTGAACGAACGACCTGTTTCCTGCAAGTGAAAAATTGACATTGGgattagaaatttattttttacattatttcataattattctgATGGGGCGATTGCTCAGAAATGGTTGAGGGGATAATCACTGTATGTCAGCAACACGGACCAAAGGAATCATCACAAAATTCGATGAAGTTTTAAAGAGAATGTTCATCAAGTGAGatgcaaaataataattgagtaTTTATGTTTACGTATGAAACTATACAAGTGGAAATTCATTAGTGTAAATTGTATAATCTTACCTTGGTGCTCTGAGGACTTTACGGATCTCGTCAGACTTCAGGAGTCTTGCCAGATCAGTGTTGGCCATCTTGGGGAAGGGTAGATTGTAGCCCGACTTAAGTTTCGACTCCTTGCGCCATGTACCGTACAAGGCATCCAATTTCTCGAAGGCAGACTTGGTCCAAATGACGAAACGACCAACGTGACCACCAGGGGCCAGCTTCAGGAGGTTCATCTTGTTGATGTTCATCAAGTCAACCCCGGGAATGTTGCGGAAGGCCTTTCGGATACCCTTATCAGCTCCGTAGACGATCAGGGGTCCGCGACGCTGGATGCGACGGCGATTA
This genomic stretch from Diachasmimorpha longicaudata isolate KC_UGA_2023 chromosome 6, iyDiaLong2, whole genome shotgun sequence harbors:
- the LOC135163554 gene encoding neuronal acetylcholine receptor subunit alpha-7-like, encoding MSLLRFGILAVVFGGASCSEQEYRLTKHLLEGYDAGVRPAKNSSQPLVVIFGLSLHHIIDVDEKNQILTTNCWLTQIWTDHHLRWNVSEFAGIQVIRVPYNRVWRPDTILYNNADPQYSSAVINTNVIVSYTGEVVWLSHGIFRSSCNIDVEFFPFDVQTCALKWASWTYDGYQLELERQSEQGDVSNYQANGEFDLVDFTAQRNVQYYSCCTEPYPDITYEIRLRRRPMFYVFNLILPCILINGIALLVFYVPSESGEKVTLGISALLSMTVFLMTIRETLPPTEKTPLISLYYGVSICLVSFASGLAVVTLNLHHRGVRGTGVPPFLKSLVLRKLGKILFFNFKQKESTSTWSRESTQSTRRRQGCPLHCSMELQQTSPKIVTKRSDSNNSSSSIDPGAETSLELHWSRILTRVHTTIERNERRLTDQDRREQAELEWKQVALVSDRALLCVFFLTTAISTAVILCGAPTIEDAAKKG
- the LOC135163558 gene encoding uncharacterized protein LOC135163558; the encoded protein is MQRPGTMENCNSPFVFQIISVGPRHENEFEVKMLLSEVVDLSTLKITVKSNNLRVGVQCNAPPLETRKSSQREEKHSENFLVPEDFDGDRIRANYDINHRTLIIHAPRRDYYVTK
- the LOC135163557 gene encoding uncharacterized protein LOC135163557 isoform X2; translated protein: MIMSLPSHCLENSVFFHRGDYLNFDKLSNGVKTSLKFAKIPDFHTIDEESYFAAEMRIEGLKVMTAALAADDVLNIRLQESKCLEEKQFSFVHQLLKIYPKTANNLIQSIS
- the LOC135163557 gene encoding uncharacterized protein LOC135163557 isoform X1, giving the protein MIMSLPSHCLENSVFFHRGDYLNFDKLSNGVKTSLKFAKIPDFHTIDEESYFAAEMRIEGLKVMTAALAADDVLNIRLQEVKNPSAIRNINFFIPIEANAQLVSVEVFGGETIFIRAPVVENLP
- the LOC135163555 gene encoding large ribosomal subunit protein uL4 produces the protein MSLSTARPLVSVYSEKSTATPDTVSLPSVFKAPIRPDVVNFVHQQVSKNSRQAYCVSKEAGHQTSAESWGTGRAVARIPRVRGGGTHRSGQGAFGNMCRGGRMFAPTKPYRRWHRRVNVNQKRYAIVSAIAASGVPALVQSKGHMIQDVPEFPLVVSDTIQEYKKTKQAVVFLRRIKAWNDIQKVYKSQRFRAGKGKMRNRRRIQRRGPLIVYGADKGIRKAFRNIPGVDLMNINKMNLLKLAPGGHVGRFVIWTKSAFEKLDALYGTWRKESKLKSGYNLPFPKMANTDLARLLKSDEIRKVLRAPRKQVVRSVKKLNPLSNTRAMLRLNPYAAVLKRSAILTANKRQRDRELAIAAKRGVELPADSPAMKTKKLLERRGKQMLKAKAGKPKKAKAPKKASSAPSKAAKPAPAKTPAAPKAAAKAAPKK